The Gemmatimonadota bacterium DNA segment CGTACTCTATCCCCGTCGAGCCGCGCCGCGCCTCATTATCGTTGGCCTGGGCAAACGAGAAGCCTTCACCCCCAATCAAGTGCGCCTCGCATCCGCATCTGCGACCAGAGAAGCCATCAAACTCGGCGCAAAGACCCTCGCCTCCATCATACACGGCGGTGGCATAGGCGGCCTCGATGTTTCCGACGCTGCACAGGCCACCGTTGAAGGCGCGATTCTCGGCAACTACAAATTCACCAACTACAAAACAAATAATGACAATCCCAAACATCTCGACACATTTACCCTCATCGAATTTGACACATCCAAACAAACCGATGTGGAAAAAGGCGCGAATACCGGACAAATCATCGCCGAAAGCGTGTGTTTCTCCCGCGACCTGAGCAATACCCCCGGCAACGACCTGCCACCGGCGACACTGGCCGACCGCGCTTTGGAAATGGCTCGTGAAACCGGACTTTCCTGTGAAATATTTGACGAACAGCGCATCTCAAATGAAGGCATGGGCGCCCTCAGCGCCGTGGGACAGGGGAGTGCTCGACCGCCTCGTTTTGTCATCCTGGAACACCCGGGTGCCGATCCCAATGCCGCGCCAATCATCTTCATTGGCAAAGGCATAACCTTTGACACGGGCGGCATATCCCTCAAAAGTGGCGACGGCATGTGGGACATGAAATTTGACATGAGTGGATCCGCAGCCGTCATTGGCGCAATGCGAGCCGTGGCAAAACTCGACCTGCCCCACCGCGTCATCGGCATGGTTGCCGCCGCAGAAAACATGCCCGATGGCCGCGCGTATCGGCCCGGTGACATCTTGCATCCCCTCGGCACCAAAACCGTTGAAATACACAGCACAGATGCCGAAGGCCGCCTCGCCCTCATCGACGCCATCGCATACAGCGCACGCTACGAGCCAAAAGCAGTCATCGACCTGGCCAC contains these protein-coding regions:
- a CDS encoding leucyl aminopeptidase is translated as MNISTTIGNILESTTDAIVLNLFEGVTEPGGATGAANRALDGLITDLIAGGDFSGKRNQTAVLYPRRAAPRLIIVGLGKREAFTPNQVRLASASATREAIKLGAKTLASIIHGGGIGGLDVSDAAQATVEGAILGNYKFTNYKTNNDNPKHLDTFTLIEFDTSKQTDVEKGANTGQIIAESVCFSRDLSNTPGNDLPPATLADRALEMARETGLSCEIFDEQRISNEGMGALSAVGQGSARPPRFVILEHPGADPNAAPIIFIGKGITFDTGGISLKSGDGMWDMKFDMSGSAAVIGAMRAVAKLDLPHRVIGMVAAAENMPDGRAYRPGDILHPLGTKTVEIHSTDAEGRLALIDAIAYSARYEPKAVIDLATLTGACVTALGNEVSGLMGNDNDLIAQIHEAGNRTGETAWHLPILDSHRNSIKSNVADLKNSGGRPAGALTAAAFLEAYVQDFSWAHLDIAGTASTKSTKPDTPIGATGVGVRLLIDFLRHQSVK